The following are encoded together in the Desulfococcus multivorans genome:
- a CDS encoding class I SAM-dependent methyltransferase, giving the protein MSDSAATAPEDFSKKMIDILNHGALNLAVGIGYRMKLFDVMDAMETPETAESIARQAGLNGRYVKEWLGIMCTGGVVTLADGEDGEARYFLPRSHGDVLARRSGNGNLGVYAQEIPLLTLCAAEKVLAGFQTGEGVPYADYPRFQAFMTELANAKHRQVLIDRFIPAVDDGRLIARLEKGIRVCDLGCGEGVALNLMAGAYPESRFTGIDMDPEVIAVARRAAKTAGLENVHFCCRDAATLGNGDEFESAFDYITAFDAIHDQRDPLAALESVRRMLAPEGCFSMIDIDSRTAHQDNMAHPMGPFLYTVSLMHCMPVSLYNNGAGLGMMWGREQAVDLLGQAGFGSVAVVEMSHDPFNVHYFCRQ; this is encoded by the coding sequence ATGTCTGACTCGGCCGCAACCGCTCCTGAGGATTTTTCAAAAAAGATGATCGACATATTGAACCACGGCGCACTCAATCTGGCCGTGGGCATCGGGTACCGCATGAAGCTCTTCGATGTGATGGATGCCATGGAAACGCCCGAGACCGCCGAAAGCATCGCCCGTCAGGCCGGCTTGAACGGCCGGTACGTGAAAGAATGGCTCGGCATCATGTGCACGGGCGGCGTCGTCACCCTTGCCGACGGTGAAGACGGCGAAGCCCGCTACTTTCTGCCGCGATCCCACGGCGACGTTCTGGCCCGGCGTTCGGGCAACGGCAATCTGGGGGTATATGCCCAGGAAATACCGCTGTTGACCCTCTGCGCCGCGGAAAAGGTCCTTGCGGGATTTCAAACGGGGGAGGGGGTGCCCTATGCCGACTATCCGAGGTTTCAGGCGTTCATGACGGAGCTGGCGAACGCCAAGCACCGGCAGGTGCTGATCGACCGCTTCATCCCCGCGGTGGACGACGGTCGGCTGATCGCACGACTCGAAAAGGGCATCCGCGTGTGTGATCTGGGGTGTGGTGAGGGGGTCGCGCTGAACCTTATGGCCGGGGCCTATCCTGAAAGCCGTTTCACGGGGATCGATATGGATCCCGAGGTCATCGCCGTCGCCCGGAGGGCGGCAAAGACGGCCGGGCTCGAAAACGTCCATTTTTGCTGCCGGGATGCCGCGACCCTCGGGAACGGAGACGAATTTGAAAGCGCCTTCGACTACATCACCGCCTTTGACGCCATCCACGACCAGAGGGACCCGCTGGCCGCTCTTGAAAGCGTCCGACGCATGCTGGCGCCGGAGGGATGCTTCTCCATGATCGACATCGATTCGAGAACCGCTCACCAGGACAACATGGCGCACCCCATGGGACCTTTTCTTTACACCGTAAGCCTCATGCACTGCATGCCGGTAAGCCTGTACAACAACGGGGCCGGGCTGGGCATGATGTGGGGAAGGGAACAGGCCGTGGATCTTCTGGGTCAGGCCGGATTCGGCAGCGTCGCGGTCGTCGAGATGTCCCACGACCCCTTCAACGTTCATTATTTTTGTCGTCAATAA
- the cooS gene encoding anaerobic carbon-monoxide dehydrogenase catalytic subunit, producing MLKDAEKRTVTEDGRLMLEKAEKDRIETVWDRYAAQTPQCGYCEMGLSCRICNMGPCRIDPFGEGPRQGVCGADADIIVARNLGRMVAAGAAAHSDHGRDLVEVLAAVAEGKAPGYGIADPDKLKRVAAEYGIETEGKPPHAVAGALADAMMGDFGSRRKELSMVRRAPAKRRELWRKTGIMPRGIDRETSEMMHRTHMGVDNGWQSLLLHALRNALSDGWGGSMIATEVSDILFGTPKPSANTVNVGVLKADQVNIIVHGHNPVVSEMLLQACQSPDIIDLAKAKGAAGINLAGLCCTGNELLMRHGIPMAGNHLMTELVIATGAVDMMLVDYQCIMPSLGKTASCYHTLMISTSDKARFPGMTHREFHPENARDLARDLVKEAVENFGRRGRVYIPVEPVPSLGGFSVEAILGALGGTPDPLLDAVKDGRIRGAAGVVGCNNPKIKHDYGHITLTRQLIENDILVLDTGCAAIANAKAGFKVAEAAEYAGPGLKAVCSALGIPPVLHMGSCVDNVRILLLASALADSLGCDISDLPVAGSAPEWYSEKAVSIGAYFVASGVYTVLGPMPPITGSMNVVKLLTEGLNDVVGAGFAVEPDPEKAGILIRRHIESKRKQLGLDARSV from the coding sequence ATGCTTAAGGATGCTGAAAAGAGGACCGTCACCGAAGATGGCCGCCTCATGCTGGAAAAGGCTGAGAAGGACCGGATCGAAACCGTATGGGATCGTTATGCCGCCCAGACACCCCAGTGCGGCTACTGTGAAATGGGGTTGAGCTGTCGGATCTGCAACATGGGACCCTGCCGGATCGATCCCTTTGGAGAAGGCCCCCGGCAGGGGGTATGCGGCGCCGACGCGGACATCATCGTCGCCCGGAACCTGGGCCGGATGGTGGCCGCGGGTGCCGCGGCCCACTCCGATCACGGACGGGATCTGGTGGAGGTGCTCGCGGCGGTGGCCGAAGGGAAGGCCCCGGGATACGGCATCGCGGATCCCGATAAACTCAAGCGGGTGGCGGCGGAGTACGGCATCGAAACCGAGGGGAAGCCGCCTCACGCCGTCGCCGGGGCCTTGGCAGACGCCATGATGGGCGACTTCGGCTCCCGAAGGAAAGAACTGTCCATGGTGCGTCGGGCGCCTGCCAAACGGCGGGAACTCTGGCGCAAGACGGGGATCATGCCCCGGGGCATCGACCGGGAAACCTCCGAGATGATGCACCGCACCCACATGGGCGTGGACAACGGCTGGCAGAGCCTTCTCCTTCACGCCCTGCGCAACGCCCTGTCCGACGGGTGGGGGGGATCCATGATCGCCACGGAGGTTTCCGACATCCTCTTCGGCACGCCCAAACCCTCGGCCAACACGGTCAATGTCGGCGTGCTCAAGGCCGATCAGGTCAACATCATCGTCCACGGCCACAACCCCGTCGTCTCGGAGATGCTTCTCCAGGCTTGTCAGTCACCGGATATCATCGATCTGGCGAAGGCGAAGGGGGCCGCCGGCATCAACCTCGCCGGGCTCTGCTGCACCGGCAACGAACTCCTGATGCGTCACGGCATCCCCATGGCCGGAAACCACCTCATGACCGAACTCGTCATCGCCACCGGCGCCGTCGACATGATGCTGGTGGACTATCAGTGCATCATGCCCTCTCTCGGCAAGACAGCCTCCTGCTACCACACCCTCATGATCAGCACCTCCGACAAGGCCCGCTTCCCCGGCATGACCCACCGGGAATTCCACCCCGAAAACGCCCGGGATCTGGCGCGGGATCTGGTGAAGGAGGCGGTCGAAAACTTTGGTCGACGCGGTCGGGTCTACATCCCCGTAGAGCCGGTGCCGTCCCTGGGCGGGTTTTCCGTGGAGGCGATTCTGGGGGCCCTGGGCGGAACGCCGGATCCCCTTCTCGATGCCGTCAAGGACGGCCGCATCCGCGGCGCCGCCGGGGTGGTGGGATGCAACAACCCCAAGATCAAACACGACTACGGACATATCACCCTGACCCGGCAGTTGATCGAAAACGACATCCTCGTGCTGGACACGGGGTGCGCGGCCATCGCCAACGCCAAGGCCGGATTCAAGGTCGCAGAGGCCGCTGAATACGCCGGGCCGGGCCTCAAGGCGGTCTGCAGCGCCCTGGGGATACCGCCGGTCCTCCACATGGGCAGCTGCGTCGACAACGTCCGGATCCTTCTCCTGGCCTCGGCCCTGGCCGACAGCCTGGGGTGTGACATCTCGGACCTGCCCGTGGCCGGATCGGCGCCCGAGTGGTACTCCGAAAAGGCGGTCAGCATCGGCGCCTATTTTGTCGCCTCGGGGGTCTACACCGTGCTCGGCCCCATGCCGCCCATCACCGGCAGCATGAACGTGGTGAAGCTGCTGACCGAGGGGCTGAACGACGTGGTGGGCGCCGGCTTCGCCGTGGAGCCGGACCCCGAAAAAGCGGGCATTCTCATCCGGCGACATATCGAAAGCAAGCGGAAACAGCTGGGGCTGGACGCGCGTTCCGTATAG
- a CDS encoding GAF domain-containing protein — protein MKTTADTKTFLDLFIEVTKAITASLEIDEVFRLITEKIPQIIGADAATIRLLDASGKNLVLRASSGLSDAYLNRGTIDTEEPIFKALKGEPIVIEDAPNDPRINYPEATRKEGIRNILVIPIPIRGRIKGILRLLTRKSRSYTPEQIAVVTALGEQCGIAIENAQIFEEQQIRLEYFKAIHEFGKAINLTYELDKILDLMVTRLPSVMKLKAATIRLFEPRKGQLELKAAYGLSKAYLERGPLDEEMATYYLKQGEPVFIPDARKDIHTLYHKAAESEGIGSILAVPITVRDEIIGILRLLTAEVRYFSDTDINFAMAVAEQGGVAIQRAIDYTRLKNA, from the coding sequence TTGAAGACAACAGCAGACACAAAAACATTTCTCGATCTGTTTATCGAGGTCACCAAAGCGATTACCGCCAGTCTGGAGATCGACGAGGTCTTTCGGCTCATCACGGAAAAGATTCCTCAAATCATCGGTGCCGACGCCGCCACCATTCGATTGCTGGATGCCTCGGGCAAGAACCTGGTGCTGCGGGCGTCGAGCGGTCTCAGCGACGCTTATCTGAACCGGGGAACCATCGACACGGAAGAACCCATTTTCAAGGCGTTGAAAGGTGAACCCATTGTCATCGAGGATGCCCCGAACGACCCCCGGATCAATTATCCCGAGGCGACCCGAAAGGAGGGCATCCGGAATATTCTGGTCATCCCCATTCCCATCCGGGGCCGCATCAAGGGCATTCTGAGATTGCTGACCCGGAAATCCCGCAGTTACACGCCGGAGCAGATAGCCGTGGTGACGGCGCTGGGCGAGCAATGCGGCATCGCCATCGAGAACGCGCAAATCTTCGAGGAACAGCAGATCCGGTTGGAATACTTCAAGGCGATTCACGAATTCGGCAAGGCCATCAACCTGACCTATGAACTCGACAAAATCCTCGATCTCATGGTCACCCGCCTGCCGTCGGTCATGAAGCTGAAAGCCGCCACCATCAGGCTCTTCGAACCCCGGAAGGGGCAATTGGAACTGAAGGCGGCCTACGGGTTGAGCAAGGCATACCTCGAAAGAGGGCCGCTGGATGAAGAAATGGCCACCTATTACCTCAAGCAAGGGGAGCCCGTGTTCATTCCCGACGCCAGAAAAGACATCCACACCCTGTATCACAAGGCCGCCGAATCCGAGGGCATCGGCAGCATATTGGCCGTGCCCATCACCGTCCGGGACGAGATCATCGGCATTCTCCGCCTGCTCACGGCCGAAGTCCGATATTTTTCCGATACCGACATCAATTTCGCCATGGCGGTGGCCGAGCAGGGCGGCGTCGCCATCCAGCGGGCCATCGACTACACCCGCCTGAAAAACGCCTGA
- a CDS encoding DUF6955 family protein, with protein sequence MADYWVNIFLNDENLKKIEAAGLQGSVVDIDGKKAIQVPMTQKDQKKLVKGFTDLDFDGNNACVLPADAEEKLLNIVLEMKTPDVMKFAIMKIYNPLAGKAPRSAQR encoded by the coding sequence ATGGCAGACTATTGGGTGAATATTTTTCTGAATGATGAAAACCTCAAAAAGATCGAAGCCGCCGGTTTGCAGGGAAGCGTCGTCGACATCGACGGGAAAAAAGCGATTCAGGTTCCCATGACCCAGAAGGATCAGAAAAAACTGGTCAAGGGTTTTACCGACCTGGATTTTGACGGCAACAACGCCTGTGTGCTGCCGGCCGATGCCGAAGAAAAGCTCCTGAATATCGTTCTGGAGATGAAGACGCCGGACGTCATGAAATTCGCCATCATGAAAATCTACAACCCCCTGGCCGGCAAGGCCCCGCGGTCGGCCCAGCGTTAA
- a CDS encoding 4Fe-4S dicluster domain-containing protein has translation MKQVVVHPERCVGCMQCMLACATAHSKTLHLFTAVREDPLPKPRIHVGAGIHGEGFPNRCRHCDPAPCMLACLPGAISRIPETNTVVIDPDTCINCASCAMACPFGVIRYHGDAAAPPGKAVAVKCDNCTARQKKGMVPACVEVCKSGALTFEEPASALGRKTREVARSVSRDAGGEPIAPGFALLNAVKRSQIEMEKR, from the coding sequence ATGAAGCAAGTCGTGGTTCATCCCGAGCGTTGCGTCGGGTGCATGCAGTGCATGCTCGCCTGCGCAACGGCCCACTCGAAAACCCTGCACCTGTTCACCGCCGTGCGGGAAGACCCGCTGCCCAAACCCAGGATCCATGTGGGCGCGGGGATCCACGGCGAGGGGTTTCCCAACCGATGCCGTCATTGCGATCCCGCTCCGTGCATGCTCGCCTGCCTGCCCGGCGCCATCTCCAGAATACCGGAAACCAACACCGTCGTTATCGATCCCGACACCTGCATCAACTGCGCGTCATGCGCCATGGCCTGCCCCTTCGGGGTTATCCGATATCATGGAGATGCGGCCGCGCCCCCGGGCAAGGCCGTCGCCGTCAAATGCGACAACTGCACGGCGCGACAGAAAAAGGGAATGGTGCCTGCCTGCGTCGAGGTGTGCAAGTCCGGCGCCCTGACGTTCGAGGAGCCTGCCTCGGCCCTGGGGCGGAAAACCCGCGAGGTGGCCCGATCGGTGTCCCGGGATGCCGGAGGAGAGCCGATCGCACCGGGGTTCGCCCTGCTGAACGCCGTAAAACGGTCCCAAATCGAGATGGAAAAACGCTGA
- a CDS encoding NAD(P)/FAD-dependent oxidoreductase — translation MKYVIIGNGVAGIHAAEAIRHLDAEGRLTLIGDETFPPYCRPMISMVLEGATPPERLPIRSTDFYRRLGITPILGRRVSGIDVEARVVRLPGLEDGIPFDRLLIASGADPRPITADGLHLAHIFYMRTERHIREMLDAIPTVKTALVLGGGLVGFKAAYGLLRRGIRVTQLIRSAYPLSMQVDRTAGEMILNELVRKGLDVRVGLSAAAFHGNGRVEGARLSDGSEIACDMVVIGKGVLPALSFVPRDRIDVDLGVLVNAHMETSVPGIYAAGDAAEFVDIARKTRWVNAIWPEAAAQGRAAGMNMAGRPVALKGSLSRNVIRIFDMDVMTGGWVDPPESAGFEILSRHDRRRKTYRKLVLDGRRLVGMAMVNDIAQGGLLISLIQNEVPLRISGNALLSSGFNYRQLLN, via the coding sequence GTGAAATACGTCATCATCGGCAATGGGGTGGCGGGGATTCACGCCGCCGAGGCCATTCGGCACCTGGACGCGGAAGGCAGGCTCACACTCATCGGGGATGAAACCTTCCCGCCTTACTGCCGTCCGATGATCAGCATGGTCCTCGAAGGCGCAACCCCACCGGAAAGACTTCCCATCCGCAGCACAGATTTTTATCGACGGCTGGGGATCACGCCCATTCTCGGCCGGCGGGTTTCGGGGATCGATGTCGAAGCCAGGGTCGTCCGCCTGCCGGGCCTGGAAGACGGCATACCCTTCGACCGGCTCCTCATCGCTTCAGGGGCCGATCCCCGGCCCATCACCGCCGACGGACTGCATCTGGCCCACATCTTCTATATGCGCACCGAACGCCATATCCGGGAAATGCTCGACGCGATTCCCACCGTCAAAACGGCCCTGGTTCTGGGAGGCGGTCTGGTGGGGTTCAAGGCGGCTTACGGGCTCCTTCGGCGCGGCATCCGGGTCACCCAGCTGATTCGCTCGGCGTATCCCCTTTCCATGCAAGTGGACCGGACGGCCGGAGAAATGATTCTGAATGAGCTGGTGCGGAAAGGTCTCGACGTCCGGGTGGGCCTCTCGGCCGCAGCTTTTCACGGGAACGGCCGCGTAGAGGGAGCCCGCCTCTCCGACGGTTCGGAGATCGCCTGCGATATGGTGGTGATCGGCAAAGGCGTGCTGCCGGCCCTCTCCTTCGTGCCCCGCGACAGGATCGACGTGGACCTCGGGGTCCTGGTCAATGCCCACATGGAAACCAGTGTTCCCGGGATTTATGCCGCGGGGGACGCCGCCGAATTCGTCGACATCGCCAGAAAAACCCGCTGGGTCAACGCCATATGGCCCGAAGCGGCGGCCCAGGGGCGGGCTGCCGGAATGAACATGGCCGGCCGCCCGGTCGCCCTCAAGGGCAGCCTGAGCCGGAACGTCATCCGGATCTTCGACATGGACGTCATGACCGGCGGATGGGTCGATCCGCCCGAGAGCGCCGGCTTCGAAATCCTGAGCCGGCACGACCGCCGCCGGAAGACCTACCGGAAACTGGTGCTGGACGGCCGACGATTGGTGGGGATGGCGATGGTGAACGATATCGCCCAGGGCGGACTGCTGATCTCCCTGATTCAGAACGAGGTCCCCCTTCGAATTTCCGGAAACGCTCTTCTCTCATCCGGATTCAATTACCGACAACTGTTGAATTGA
- the pgm gene encoding phosphoglucomutase (alpha-D-glucose-1,6-bisphosphate-dependent) → MAVHELAGKPAPDDILVNVPRLVSLYYTGRPDAANPLERVAFGTSGHRGTPFRNSFNEAHILATAQAVCDYRKQEGISGPLFLGMDTHALSEPSHMTTIEVLAANGVPVMIHQGMGYTPTPVVSHAILTHNRDHGDRPADGIVITPSHNPPEDGGFKYNPPHGGPADTGITAWIEKRANTLMADGNRDVLRIPYDKAVKADTTVERDFITPYVDDLRNILHMDAVRDAGVVIGVDPMGGAGVGFWAPIADRYRLNLTVVNPKVDPTFAFMTVDGDGRIRMDCSSPFAMAKLIGMKADYDVAFGNDPDADRHGIVTRSGGLMNPNHYLAVAIDYLFRNRPGWRPDAAVGKTLVSSAVIDRVAGALKRRISEVPVGFKWFVDGLIDGSYGFGGEESAGASFLRMDGTVWTTDKDGIIMNLLAAEIRAKTGRDPAEHYQALTEKFGDPVYERLEAPANAEQKAVLKKLSPDQIRVDHLAGDPIREKLTHASGNGAAIGGLKVVTENGWFAARPSGTEDIYKIYTESFKGLEHLRKIQEEARAVVAEVLKASGV, encoded by the coding sequence ATGGCGGTTCATGAACTTGCCGGCAAGCCCGCACCCGACGACATTCTCGTCAACGTTCCGAGACTGGTCAGCCTCTATTACACCGGCCGACCCGATGCCGCGAACCCCCTGGAGAGGGTGGCCTTCGGCACCTCGGGCCACCGAGGGACACCCTTCAGGAACAGCTTCAACGAGGCCCACATCCTCGCCACGGCTCAAGCCGTCTGCGACTATCGAAAGCAGGAGGGCATTTCCGGACCGCTGTTCCTGGGGATGGACACCCACGCCCTTTCCGAACCGAGCCACATGACCACCATCGAGGTCCTGGCGGCCAACGGGGTTCCGGTCATGATCCACCAGGGCATGGGATACACCCCCACCCCCGTCGTTTCCCACGCCATTTTGACCCACAATCGGGACCACGGCGACCGGCCCGCCGACGGTATTGTCATCACGCCCTCCCACAATCCCCCGGAAGACGGCGGCTTCAAGTACAATCCGCCCCACGGCGGGCCTGCCGACACCGGCATCACCGCCTGGATCGAAAAACGCGCCAACACCCTCATGGCCGACGGAAACCGGGATGTCCTGCGGATCCCTTACGATAAGGCCGTCAAGGCGGACACCACGGTTGAACGGGATTTCATCACCCCCTACGTGGACGACCTCCGGAACATCCTTCACATGGATGCCGTCCGCGATGCCGGCGTCGTCATCGGGGTGGATCCCATGGGGGGCGCGGGGGTGGGATTCTGGGCACCCATTGCCGACCGCTACCGGCTGAACCTTACCGTGGTCAACCCGAAGGTCGACCCCACCTTCGCATTCATGACCGTCGACGGCGACGGCAGGATCCGAATGGACTGCTCTTCGCCTTTTGCCATGGCAAAGCTGATCGGAATGAAAGCAGATTACGACGTGGCTTTCGGAAACGATCCGGATGCGGATCGGCACGGCATCGTCACCCGGAGCGGCGGACTCATGAATCCCAACCACTATCTGGCCGTCGCCATCGATTACCTGTTCCGGAACCGGCCGGGCTGGCGGCCGGACGCGGCCGTCGGAAAGACCCTCGTCAGCAGCGCCGTGATCGATCGGGTGGCCGGAGCCCTGAAGCGTCGCATCTCCGAGGTGCCGGTGGGGTTCAAATGGTTCGTGGACGGCCTCATCGACGGGAGCTACGGATTCGGCGGGGAGGAGAGCGCCGGTGCGTCGTTCCTGCGCATGGACGGCACCGTCTGGACCACGGACAAGGACGGCATCATCATGAACCTCCTGGCCGCCGAAATCCGGGCGAAGACCGGCCGTGATCCGGCCGAGCACTACCAGGCGCTTACGGAAAAATTTGGCGATCCGGTCTACGAACGCCTCGAGGCGCCGGCCAATGCGGAACAAAAGGCGGTCCTCAAAAAGCTCTCCCCCGATCAGATCCGGGTCGACCACCTGGCAGGGGATCCCATACGCGAGAAGTTGACCCATGCCTCGGGCAACGGCGCGGCCATCGGCGGGCTCAAGGTGGTGACGGAAAACGGGTGGTTTGCCGCCAGGCCTTCGGGCACCGAGGACATCTACAAGATTTACACCGAAAGTTTCAAGGGGCTGGAGCATCTCCGGAAAATCCAGGAGGAGGCCCGGGCCGTGGTGGCCGAAGTGCTGAAGGCTTCGGGGGTTTGA
- a CDS encoding dynamin family protein, whose translation MDRYHQVKDQLIGITRDISSLCDAVKAVSGIGEAPIDHWQRTCREIERQVSAEVLRTAVVGPIKSGKSTFVNALFKGDYLKRGAGVVTAIVTRIRRGSVLKATLFFKAWGDINRDIENAMVLFPSSEWRSGEGPFDIRNEADRTDLARALSALSEDRLVTQDARNMNSVLIGAYLEGYDQVRDIVADAAVTREFTGDHFERHKAFTGDDTLAVYLTDIELTIDAGDMDDTIEIADCQGSDSPNPLHLAMIQEYLRVTHLIVYVVSGRTGLRQADIRFLSTIKRMGIIDNTLFLVNFDFDEHESMDDLKRVTDRIREDIALLRPDPEIYVLSALFNLFKAGEAGLPEKDRRRLEHWRTETRLAAFSDDETRRFEAAIGHKLTRERYSLLLNNHLERLGLQLDGMIHWISVGRDMFGKNADETAEIVREIGAHRKKIIRIKSMIKSTLDGAAQKLKQSLKSDVDRFFDKHDGILGEALRFLRSYHLVAADWEHHVSTSGLSSTMYLVFQDVKRTLDGFVAESVNPEIIRFIREEEEKIQAHFAVVAGPYDTMVRDALFEYNQVMAGLGLPPLPESSEPIGLPGMSAVARSVDLKVPPVTAAMQYSAAIRGEAVMRLGMYRIVRFFRKLFKKAPEGSSGDRLMALKYGVSRLKRETEQSIAFSFKDYRENIKFQYLLKLADAASNMIYETLAERFDTHVSDLAGIASHVAEKTADTTDTEEMLTKAEATCRRIADAVAHLKSEIKTLS comes from the coding sequence ATGGACAGGTATCATCAAGTCAAGGATCAACTCATCGGGATCACCCGGGACATTTCTTCCCTCTGCGATGCGGTCAAAGCCGTATCCGGCATCGGAGAGGCGCCCATCGACCACTGGCAGCGAACCTGCAGGGAGATTGAACGACAGGTGTCCGCGGAAGTGCTGCGGACGGCGGTGGTGGGGCCCATCAAATCCGGGAAAAGTACTTTTGTAAACGCCTTGTTCAAGGGGGATTATCTGAAGCGGGGCGCCGGCGTGGTAACCGCCATCGTGACGAGAATCCGCAGGGGAAGCGTTCTGAAGGCGACCCTCTTTTTCAAGGCCTGGGGGGATATCAACCGGGACATTGAAAACGCCATGGTGCTCTTTCCCTCTTCGGAATGGCGATCCGGCGAAGGCCCTTTCGACATCCGGAACGAAGCCGATCGCACCGACCTCGCCCGGGCGCTGTCGGCACTGAGCGAGGACCGACTCGTTACCCAGGACGCAAGGAACATGAACAGCGTCCTGATCGGCGCATATCTCGAAGGATACGACCAGGTCCGGGACATTGTTGCGGATGCGGCGGTGACCCGGGAATTCACCGGAGATCATTTCGAGCGGCACAAGGCCTTTACCGGCGACGACACCCTGGCTGTCTATCTCACCGACATCGAACTCACCATCGACGCCGGAGACATGGACGACACCATCGAGATCGCCGACTGCCAGGGAAGCGATTCCCCCAATCCGTTGCACCTGGCCATGATTCAGGAATACCTGCGGGTGACGCATCTCATCGTCTATGTCGTGAGCGGCCGCACCGGGCTGCGCCAGGCGGACATCCGGTTTCTGTCCACCATCAAGCGAATGGGGATTATCGACAACACCCTCTTTCTCGTCAACTTCGACTTCGACGAGCACGAATCCATGGATGACCTGAAGCGGGTGACCGACAGAATCCGGGAGGATATCGCCCTGCTCAGGCCCGACCCCGAGATTTATGTGCTGTCGGCCCTGTTCAACCTCTTCAAGGCCGGAGAAGCCGGCCTGCCGGAAAAAGACCGTCGGCGCCTCGAGCATTGGCGAACGGAGACCCGGCTGGCGGCGTTTTCCGATGATGAAACCCGTCGGTTCGAGGCGGCGATCGGTCATAAACTGACCCGGGAACGGTATTCGCTGCTCTTGAACAATCATCTGGAACGACTCGGGCTTCAGCTGGACGGCATGATCCATTGGATCAGCGTGGGTCGGGACATGTTCGGAAAAAATGCCGACGAGACGGCGGAGATCGTTCGCGAGATCGGCGCGCACCGGAAGAAGATCATTCGGATCAAGTCCATGATCAAAAGCACCCTGGACGGTGCGGCTCAAAAGCTGAAGCAGTCGCTCAAGAGCGACGTCGATCGATTTTTCGACAAGCACGACGGCATTCTGGGCGAAGCCCTCCGATTTCTCCGGAGCTATCATCTGGTCGCCGCCGACTGGGAGCACCATGTCTCCACATCCGGATTGTCCAGCACCATGTACCTGGTATTTCAGGACGTCAAACGAACCCTTGACGGTTTCGTGGCGGAGTCGGTCAACCCTGAAATCATCCGGTTCATTCGTGAGGAGGAAGAAAAGATTCAGGCGCATTTCGCCGTTGTCGCAGGACCTTACGACACCATGGTGCGGGACGCTCTTTTCGAATACAACCAGGTCATGGCCGGGCTGGGGCTGCCCCCGTTGCCGGAATCGTCGGAACCGATCGGCCTTCCCGGGATGTCGGCCGTCGCGAGGTCCGTCGATCTGAAGGTGCCGCCCGTTACGGCGGCCATGCAATACAGCGCCGCCATCCGCGGCGAGGCGGTCATGCGGCTCGGGATGTACCGAATCGTCCGGTTTTTCAGGAAGCTCTTCAAAAAGGCGCCGGAAGGATCTTCCGGGGATAGACTCATGGCGCTGAAGTACGGTGTTTCGCGTCTCAAGCGCGAAACGGAACAGTCCATTGCCTTCAGCTTCAAGGACTACAGGGAAAATATCAAATTTCAATACCTGCTCAAGTTGGCGGACGCCGCCTCCAACATGATCTATGAAACGCTGGCGGAGCGGTTCGACACCCATGTTTCGGATCTTGCCGGCATCGCATCCCACGTGGCGGAGAAAACAGCCGACACCACCGATACCGAGGAAATGCTGACGAAGGCTGAAGCGACATGCCGACGCATTGCAGATGCCGTCGCACACCTGAAGAGCGAGATCAAGACTCTCTCCTGA